One Gigantopelta aegis isolate Gae_Host chromosome 1, Gae_host_genome, whole genome shotgun sequence genomic region harbors:
- the LOC121374948 gene encoding uncharacterized protein LOC121374948 — protein sequence MYSEMDLDDIVYTSLRNVYRKHGQEHIVRSCNLERNLPLKEPYFLIKRVPRFRVRSDLHTSKNPSYTPLARLEPASVDDLISPKPNGCRKILLEGEIGVGKTTLCYNVLHKWEKFQSNSPDIANNLIIYVDCATLEPFSSESCLVTNTLVGYLQQEGVDVSRKDVSDWLEKNGNDVDVIFDNVTDSPPIKERIVRTISRPDMLFSRVTVLASVGTMDKDLFDCMYYCYGINPEYSNKVLFRQLKKASEKPEEKMVCLHKLDCQQEFNRNPLTLSAVISYLNAIENGVCLRHKYDLLRGIVRMAVPVTLQRRAEADISVDIQHCTDVLAEQAFLGMSDCKHHLQAERFPEWFRRQHMCDFCFVHDIHGPLTTSVTAFAFTSRCFRDFFAVQHAVTLLKTDVESESVLRRIMEEKFFLNLLSMCCRQLKLCAETDLLHRMFRSMIQEVQKRFVTIQSPSHHITKGMLRHFGKILNCLHEVEFEEEFCDHVAKSFPNILEFSFHDCSKRTIEDFTELIMHTKNKQTYITSGIVLHLDGMVNGHSEPLRLAKALNVMTSLTTLMVSAISIAETSFLVDFLCDIFKDNGHIINLTVRGPMNSVYNLTAEKHRRVRSVFHKGLSLKSLTVENFQHQHKAAYVIRCWPAIFEKLEIQKCNLEASAPDLLNKIQQSANLVLLSLDFCYIPPSKLRCVLQALVVSCRSLRVLHLNTLSAKRKFNSADINTQHFRYSMTPEVCEWIKALIESSEVLNELTLCQNGLAEKAGVILDAVVRSGSLRSLDLTGNGISDDLKDKVIDVITARNVKRLILGSNSFTAEGRKAIIGVSIDQDDLQLSL from the coding sequence GCTAGAACCAGCGTCAGTTGACGATTTGATATCTCCAAAACCAAACGGATGTCGGAAGATTTTGTTAGAAGGAGAAATCGGGGTGGGTAAAACTACCCTGTGCTACAATGTGCTACACAAGTGGGAGAAATTCCAATCCAACTCGCCCGACATTGCAAACAATCTCATTATCTACGTAGACTGCGCCACATTAGAGCCATTCAGTTCGGAATCCTGCCTCGTAACAAACACGCTCGTTGGTTACCTCCAACAGGAAGGAGTTGACGTTTCACGCAAGGACGTATCTGACTGGTTGGAGAAGAACGGAAATGACGTGGACGTCATTTTCGACAACGTCACCGATTCCCCGCCCATAAAAGAACGCATTGTGCGCACGATCAGCCGTCCGGACATGCTGTTTTCCAGAGTCACCGTTCTGGCGTCCGTCGGGACCATGGACAAGGACCTGTTCGACTGCATGTACTACTGCTACGGGATAAACCCGGAATACAGCAACAAGGTTCTTTTCCGACAGCTGAAAAAGGCTTCCGAGAAACCCGAGGAGAAAATGGTCTGCCTCCACAAGCTGGACTGTCAACAGGAGTTCAACCGCAATCCCCTGACGCTGTCGGCCGTCATCTCCTACCTCAACGCCATCGAAAACGGGGTCTGTCTCAGACACAAGTACGACTTGCTGCGAGGCATTGTCCGAATGGCTGTTCCGGTCACGCTGCAACGACGAGCGGAAGCGGACATCAGCGTCGACATACAGCACTGCACCGACGTCCTGGCGGAGCAGGCATTCCTCGGCATGTCCGATTGCAAGCATCACCTGCAGGCGGAGAGATTTCCAGAGTGGTTTCGCCGACAGCACATGTGCGATTTCTGTTTTGTGCACGACATTCACGGGCCACTGACGACGTCGGTTACGGCGTTTGCGTTCACGTCGAGGTGTTTTCGCGATTTCTTCGCCGTCCAGCACGCCGTCACGCTACTAAAGACTGACGTGGAGTCCGAGTCGGTGCTGAGGCGAATAATGGAAGAGAAGTTCTTTCTCAATCTTCTCAGTATGTGCTGTCGTCAGCTGAAGCTCTGCGCAGAAACGGATCTCCTGCACCGGATGTTCCGGTCGATGATACAGGAAGTTCAAAAGCGATTCGTCACCATACAATCGCCCAGTCACCACATCACGAAAGGCATGCTGCGGCATTTCGGAAAAATCCTCAACTGCCTGCACGAGGTCGAATTCGAAGAAGAGTTCTGTGACCATGTAGCGAAATCTTTCCCCAACATTCTAGAATTTTCCTTCCATGATTGTTCAAAACGAACCATCGAGGACTTCACGGAACTCATAATGCACACCAAGAACAAGCAGACGTATATCACTAGCGGAATCGTCCTTCACCTTGACGGTATGGTCAACGGTCATTCCGAACCGCTCCGATTGGCCAAAGCCCTTAATGTAATGACGTCACTAACCACGTTGATGGTAAGCGCCATAAGCATAGCAGAGACGAGTTTCCTGGTCGATTTTctttgtgatatttttaaggACAACGGCCACATCATCAATCTCACTGTACGGGGCCCGATGAACAGCGTTTACAACCTGACAGCGGAGAAACACAGACGGGTCCGCTCTGTGTTCCACAAGGGACTGTCCCTCAAGAGTCTGACGGTAGAGAACTTTCAGCATCAACACAAAGCCGCCTACGTAATCCGCTGCTGGCCGGCCATATTCGAAAAGCTGGAGATTCAGAAATGCAATCTGGAAGCGTCCGCTCCCGACCTCCTCAACAAGATCCAGCAATCGGCGAATCTCGTTCTACTGTCGCTGGACTTCTGCTACATTCCCCCGTCGAAGCTCCGGTGTGTTCTCCaggctctggtggtgtcgtgcAGATCTTTGCGGGTCTTGCATCTAAACACGCTGTCCGCCAAGAGAAAATTCAATTCCGCCGACATTAATACGCAACATTTCCGGTATTCCATGACACCGGAAGTGTGTGAATGGATCAAGGCCTTGATAGAAAGTTCCGAGGTTTTGAACGAGTTGACGCTGTGTCAGAATGGCCTCGCTGAAAAAGCCGGGGTCATACTGGACGCTGTTGTTCGCAGCGGTTCGTTACGGTCTCTAGATCTGACCGGAAACGGGATCTCCGATGATTTGAAGGACAAGGTCATAGACGTCATTACCGCACGGAATGTGAAACGCTTGATTCTCGGAAGTAACTCTTTTACAGCTGAAGGCAGAAAAGCAATTATTGGAGTCTCGATTGATCAAGATGATCTTCAGTTAAGCTTGTGA